From a single Nissabacter sp. SGAir0207 genomic region:
- a CDS encoding FGGY-family carbohydrate kinase — MSDNYFLGVDVGSASVRAALFNATGERLGCASRPISQFHASGERVEQSSTEIWQALCAAVREAVGASGVPVEAIRAIGFDATCSLVALDAHGHGVAVSPGGEPSHDIIMWMDHRALKQAQQINASQDPALRYVGGEVSVEMALPKLLWLKQQHPTAWQRTHRFWDLADFLVWQATGVEVASLCTLTCKWNYLAHEGRFSDSLLAAADLADLRDKLPARVAEVATAAGTLSAQAAEALGLTTRTTVATGMIDAHAGGVALAGAEPEGTLALISGTSNCLMLASRHEIHTPGVWGPYWGAMLPEYWLAEGGQSAAGALVEWTLGEHHASAGLFAQAKQQGCHPVEIANQWVAQLEQAQPCPTAHLHVLADHHGNRSPRSRPDARGSVCGLTLERGEQALARLYLATLQAIAYGTRHIIEALEAQGHRPQRIALCGGARHNPLWLREYADATQRDLHLIAEEEAVALGAAICGAVAANVWPDIATAARALVRPGTVIRHRPATLPFHQRKYRVYLAMWEQQQALEALMQQEA, encoded by the coding sequence ATGAGTGACAACTATTTTCTGGGGGTGGACGTCGGGTCTGCCAGCGTGCGCGCCGCGCTGTTCAATGCCACTGGCGAGAGGCTGGGCTGCGCCAGCCGGCCCATCTCCCAGTTCCACGCCAGCGGTGAACGGGTGGAGCAATCCTCCACGGAGATCTGGCAGGCACTGTGCGCGGCGGTGCGCGAGGCGGTGGGAGCATCTGGCGTGCCGGTGGAGGCGATCCGCGCCATCGGCTTTGACGCCACCTGCTCGCTGGTGGCGCTGGATGCCCACGGGCACGGGGTGGCGGTCTCACCGGGGGGCGAGCCAAGCCATGACATCATCATGTGGATGGATCACCGCGCCCTGAAGCAGGCCCAGCAGATCAATGCCAGCCAGGATCCGGCGCTGCGCTACGTCGGCGGCGAGGTGAGCGTGGAGATGGCGCTGCCGAAGCTGTTGTGGCTGAAGCAGCAGCACCCCACGGCCTGGCAGCGCACGCACCGCTTTTGGGATCTGGCGGACTTTCTGGTGTGGCAGGCCACCGGCGTGGAGGTGGCGAGCCTCTGCACCCTGACCTGCAAGTGGAACTACCTCGCGCATGAGGGGCGTTTCAGCGACTCGCTGCTGGCGGCGGCGGATCTGGCAGACCTGCGTGACAAGCTGCCGGCGCGCGTTGCTGAAGTGGCGACGGCGGCTGGCACCCTTAGCGCGCAGGCGGCCGAGGCGCTGGGGCTGACCACCCGCACCACGGTCGCCACCGGCATGATTGACGCCCACGCGGGCGGCGTGGCGCTGGCCGGGGCCGAGCCAGAGGGGACGCTGGCGCTGATCAGCGGCACCTCCAACTGTTTGATGCTCGCCAGCCGCCACGAGATCCACACGCCCGGCGTCTGGGGGCCATACTGGGGCGCGATGCTGCCGGAGTACTGGCTGGCGGAGGGCGGCCAGAGCGCGGCCGGTGCGCTGGTGGAGTGGACGCTCGGCGAGCACCACGCCTCCGCCGGGCTGTTCGCACAGGCCAAACAGCAGGGTTGCCACCCAGTGGAGATTGCCAATCAGTGGGTCGCCCAACTCGAGCAGGCGCAGCCCTGCCCCACCGCGCACCTGCATGTACTGGCAGACCACCACGGCAACCGCTCGCCCCGGTCACGGCCGGATGCACGCGGCAGCGTCTGCGGCCTGACGCTGGAGCGTGGCGAGCAGGCGCTGGCGCGGCTCTACCTCGCCACCCTTCAGGCCATCGCCTACGGCACCCGCCACATCATTGAGGCGCTGGAGGCGCAGGGGCACCGGCCGCAGCGCATCGCGTTGTGCGGCGGCGCGCGGCATAACCCGCTGTGGCTGCGTGAGTACGCCGACGCCACCCAGCGCGACCTGCACCTGATTGCCGAGGAGGAGGCGGTGGCGCTGGGCGCGGCCATCTGCGGCGCGGTGGCGGCCAACGTCTGGCCGGATATCGCCACGGCAGCGCGCGCGCTGGTGCGGCCCGGCACGGTGATCCGCCACCGCCCCGCCACCCTGCCCTTCCACCAGCGCAAATACCGCGTCTATCTGGCGATGTGGGAGCAACAGCAGGCGCTGGAGGCACTGATGCAGCAAGAAGCATGA
- the pstB gene encoding phosphate ABC transporter ATP-binding protein PstB, giving the protein MRSLLPDTPLPDISQLSDADTALEVQKLNLWYGEKQALYNISLRIPRNRVTALIGPSGCGKSTLLRCFNRMNDLLDPCRIEGAIRLNGALVNDGELDVSALRRRVGMVFQRPNPFPKSIYENVVYGLRVQGVRDRRLLDQAAEAALRSAALWHEVKDRMKENALRLSSGQQQRLVIARAIAIEPEVLLLDEPTSALDPISTLTIEELIGALKQRFTVVLVTHNMQQAARVSDYTAFIHQGVLVEYGDTDTLFTSPRQRRTEDYITGRFG; this is encoded by the coding sequence ATGAGATCGTTGTTGCCGGACACGCCGTTGCCGGATATTTCCCAGCTCAGTGACGCCGACACCGCGCTGGAGGTGCAGAAGCTGAACCTGTGGTACGGCGAGAAGCAGGCGCTGTATAACATTTCGCTGCGCATCCCGCGTAACCGGGTGACGGCGCTGATTGGCCCCTCCGGCTGCGGCAAATCCACGCTGCTGCGCTGCTTCAACCGGATGAATGACCTGCTCGATCCCTGCCGCATTGAGGGGGCGATTCGCCTAAATGGCGCGTTGGTCAACGATGGCGAGCTTGACGTCAGCGCGCTGCGGCGGCGGGTGGGGATGGTGTTCCAGCGGCCCAATCCCTTCCCCAAATCGATCTATGAGAACGTGGTCTACGGGCTGCGGGTGCAGGGCGTGCGCGACCGGCGGCTGCTCGATCAGGCGGCGGAGGCGGCATTGCGCTCGGCGGCGCTGTGGCACGAGGTGAAAGACCGGATGAAGGAGAACGCCCTGCGGCTCTCCAGCGGCCAGCAGCAGCGGCTGGTGATCGCCCGCGCCATCGCCATTGAGCCGGAGGTACTGCTGCTGGATGAGCCGACCTCGGCGCTCGATCCCATCTCTACCCTGACAATTGAGGAGCTGATTGGCGCGCTGAAGCAGCGCTTTACCGTGGTGCTGGTGACGCACAACATGCAGCAGGCAGCGCGCGTCTCGGACTACACCGCCTTCATCCACCAAGGGGTGCTGGTGGAGTATGGCGACACCGACACGCTGTTTACTTCCCCACGCCAGCGGCGCACCGAAGATTACATCACTGGCCGCTTTGGCTGA
- a CDS encoding ABC transporter permease subunit, translating to MHIRDLPLSSDRRRARTDRLVRYAVTGCGMLVLLALMLIFIYLLYSVWPLFRTVCVNQPVTLRVDTSTPSLAIGTLPDRRWGYRLDSAGQGTFIRLTPSEEAPLTTPLAAAPLASLARNAGAQPMYALGGQDGRVTLVTPLMPLPHHGPSWSFPLGRTPQVVDPAGQPLVKLALAAGEGQATRLAAVTADRRLWVRDLPSGREETLPLAALPDTLALTPDGRLLFVQSGPLMQIYALNHATLRLRQTVVLAERGPVSVTLLSGGNSLLVNAGGQLSQWFDVAGPNGPVLQKIRDFQPQGVARVAAETSRRVFVALDAHGQMTLNSTVQTRPQLHHALPAATERLAFAPLGDGLLVEQPGGWISLHVTNPYPDVGLRTLWQKVWYEGYPEPAYVWQTTSAAEGYQPKFSLVPVIVGTLKAALCAMLFAAPLALGGAAYTAWFMTPRLRRLVKPALEVMGALPTVVIGLIAGVWLAPLLQHVLLGILLLPWLLAAVALLGSVLAVRQRWRSAGQEVFCLLPLLALVTWLVCHASPWFEQMLFGMPFAQWLGEEYQPRNTLVAGIAMGFALVPVIFTLAEDALFSVPPLLGQGSLALGATPWQTLRRVIVPAAAAGIFSALMIGFGRAVGETMIVLMATGNTPVMDGSLLQGLRALSANIAIELPEAVANSGHYRVLMLTALVLFLFTFVLNTVAELIRQRLRARYSQNQEGA from the coding sequence GTGCATATACGTGACCTACCTCTCTCTTCAGACCGCCGCCGCGCCCGCACCGATCGACTGGTGCGCTATGCCGTGACCGGATGCGGCATGCTGGTGTTGTTGGCCCTGATGCTGATCTTCATCTACCTGCTCTACAGCGTCTGGCCGCTGTTCCGCACGGTGTGTGTCAACCAGCCGGTGACGCTACGCGTTGACACCTCCACGCCGTCGCTGGCCATCGGCACGCTGCCGGACCGGCGCTGGGGCTACCGCCTCGACAGCGCCGGGCAGGGCACCTTTATCCGGCTGACGCCCTCCGAGGAGGCGCCGCTCACCACGCCGCTCGCCGCTGCGCCGCTGGCCTCGCTGGCGCGCAACGCCGGTGCGCAGCCGATGTATGCCCTTGGCGGCCAGGATGGCCGCGTGACGCTGGTGACACCGCTGATGCCGCTGCCGCACCACGGCCCGAGCTGGTCATTCCCGCTTGGCCGCACGCCGCAGGTGGTTGACCCGGCGGGCCAGCCGCTGGTGAAACTGGCGCTGGCGGCGGGCGAGGGGCAGGCCACCCGGCTGGCGGCGGTGACCGCCGATCGCCGCCTGTGGGTGCGCGACCTGCCCAGCGGGCGCGAAGAGACGCTGCCGCTGGCGGCGCTGCCTGACACCCTTGCCCTGACCCCCGATGGCCGCCTGCTGTTTGTGCAGAGCGGCCCGCTGATGCAGATCTACGCCCTGAACCACGCCACCCTGCGCCTGCGCCAGACGGTGGTGCTGGCCGAGCGCGGCCCGGTGAGCGTGACGCTGCTCAGCGGCGGCAACTCGCTGCTGGTCAACGCGGGCGGCCAGCTCTCCCAGTGGTTTGACGTCGCTGGCCCGAACGGCCCGGTGTTGCAGAAGATCCGTGACTTCCAGCCGCAGGGCGTGGCGCGCGTGGCGGCCGAAACCTCGCGCCGGGTGTTCGTGGCGCTGGATGCCCACGGGCAGATGACGCTCAATTCGACGGTACAGACGCGGCCGCAGCTGCACCATGCGCTACCGGCAGCGACCGAGCGACTGGCCTTCGCGCCACTCGGCGACGGGCTGCTAGTGGAGCAGCCGGGCGGCTGGATCTCGCTGCATGTCACTAATCCCTATCCTGACGTCGGCCTGCGCACCCTGTGGCAGAAGGTGTGGTATGAGGGCTACCCGGAGCCAGCCTACGTCTGGCAGACCACCTCGGCGGCGGAGGGCTACCAGCCCAAGTTCAGTTTGGTGCCGGTGATTGTCGGCACCCTGAAGGCGGCGCTCTGCGCCATGCTGTTCGCCGCGCCATTGGCGCTGGGCGGCGCGGCCTACACCGCGTGGTTCATGACCCCGCGCCTGCGGCGGTTGGTGAAACCGGCGCTGGAGGTGATGGGCGCGCTGCCGACGGTGGTGATCGGCCTGATAGCTGGCGTCTGGCTGGCCCCGCTGCTGCAACATGTGCTGCTCGGCATTCTGCTGCTGCCGTGGCTGCTGGCGGCGGTGGCGCTGCTGGGCAGTGTGCTGGCGGTGCGCCAGCGTTGGCGTAGCGCCGGGCAGGAGGTGTTCTGCCTGCTGCCGCTGCTGGCACTGGTGACCTGGCTGGTGTGCCACGCCAGCCCGTGGTTCGAGCAAATGCTGTTTGGTATGCCGTTCGCCCAGTGGCTGGGGGAAGAGTACCAGCCGCGCAACACGCTGGTGGCGGGCATCGCGATGGGCTTTGCGCTGGTGCCCGTGATCTTCACGCTGGCGGAGGATGCGCTGTTCAGCGTGCCGCCGCTGCTTGGGCAAGGCTCGCTGGCGCTGGGGGCGACCCCGTGGCAGACGCTGCGCCGGGTGATTGTGCCCGCCGCCGCCGCCGGTATCTTCTCCGCGCTGATGATCGGCTTTGGCCGGGCGGTGGGGGAGACGATGATTGTGCTGATGGCGACCGGCAACACGCCGGTGATGGATGGCAGCCTGTTGCAGGGGCTGCGCGCGCTCTCTGCCAACATCGCGATTGAACTGCCGGAGGCGGTAGCCAACAGCGGCCACTACCGGGTGCTGATGCTGACCGCGCTGGTGCTGTTCCTGTTTACCTTTGTGCTGAACACCGTGGCGGAGCTGATCCGCCAGCGGCTGCGGGCGCGCTATAGCCAGAACCAGGAGGGCGCATGA
- the pstA gene encoding phosphate ABC transporter permease PstA gives MRRWWRSGSPWIWLTAAAVAASVLALAGIILLLAGQGARSFWPADVWQFTLRAPLAGQNQLLGELYARPSVPRQQLIDAGVTLPADAPPTLRRLLVKTGNRDLSAASPAAREFVLLDEADVTARRAPPEVLVLDREESGLAYGTLAGMLENGQPLVARNLAEELLRRVPENRALAARAYRLQHHDLARVNHRFEALRLEERRLALHDQLDARAVSRLRAERIELEYSFSRLTAQLDSINQERRRDALLLRDAAGQLHTLPLNEVHNAWYPNAMSLPQKLLHTARAIWAFLSEDPRASNTAGGVFPALFGTVLMVVLMSIIVMPLGVVAAIYLHEYAGRHWLTRLLRVAVVNLAGVPSIVYGVFGLGFLVYGVGGSLDRLFFPQALPDPTFGTPGVLWAALTLALLTLPVVIVATEEGLSRIPVALRQGSLALGASQAQTLWRIVLPMAVPAMLTGMILAIARAAGETAPLMLVGVVKSVPALPVDGIFPYLHLDRKFMHLGFQIYDMALQSPNVEAAQPLVYATALLLVLIVVGLNLVAMGLRHSLREKFRTLGL, from the coding sequence ATGAGACGTTGGTGGCGCTCAGGCTCGCCCTGGATCTGGCTCACCGCGGCGGCGGTGGCGGCCAGCGTGCTGGCACTGGCTGGCATCATCCTGCTGCTGGCAGGGCAGGGGGCGCGCAGCTTCTGGCCAGCCGACGTCTGGCAGTTCACCCTGCGCGCGCCGCTGGCGGGCCAGAACCAGTTGCTCGGCGAGCTGTATGCCCGGCCGTCGGTGCCGCGCCAGCAGCTGATTGACGCCGGTGTCACGCTACCAGCGGATGCCCCGCCCACGCTGCGGCGGTTGTTGGTCAAGACCGGCAACCGCGACCTGTCGGCGGCCTCGCCAGCGGCGCGCGAGTTTGTGCTGCTGGATGAGGCGGATGTCACGGCGCGCCGTGCGCCGCCAGAGGTGCTGGTGCTCGACCGCGAGGAGAGCGGGCTGGCCTACGGCACGCTGGCGGGCATGTTGGAAAATGGCCAGCCGCTGGTGGCGCGCAACCTGGCGGAGGAGCTGCTGCGCCGGGTGCCGGAGAACCGTGCGCTGGCCGCCCGCGCCTACCGCCTGCAACACCACGATCTGGCGCGGGTCAACCACCGCTTTGAGGCGCTGCGGCTGGAGGAGCGGCGGTTGGCGCTGCATGACCAGCTGGATGCGCGGGCGGTGTCGCGTTTGCGCGCAGAGCGCATTGAGCTGGAGTACAGCTTCAGCCGCCTGACCGCGCAACTCGACAGCATCAATCAGGAGCGGCGGCGCGACGCGCTGCTATTGCGTGACGCTGCTGGCCAGTTGCATACCCTGCCGCTGAACGAGGTACACAACGCCTGGTATCCGAACGCCATGAGCCTGCCGCAGAAGCTGCTGCACACCGCGCGCGCCATCTGGGCCTTCTTGAGTGAGGATCCGCGCGCCTCCAACACCGCGGGCGGCGTCTTCCCGGCGCTGTTTGGCACGGTGCTGATGGTGGTGCTGATGTCGATCATCGTGATGCCGCTCGGCGTGGTGGCCGCCATCTACCTGCATGAGTACGCGGGCCGCCACTGGCTCACCCGGCTGCTGCGGGTGGCGGTGGTCAATTTGGCCGGTGTGCCGTCGATTGTTTATGGGGTGTTTGGCCTCGGCTTTCTGGTCTATGGCGTCGGCGGCTCCCTCGACCGGCTGTTCTTCCCGCAGGCGCTGCCCGACCCAACCTTCGGCACGCCGGGGGTGCTGTGGGCGGCGCTGACGCTGGCGCTGCTCACCCTGCCGGTGGTGATTGTCGCCACCGAGGAGGGGCTGTCACGCATCCCGGTGGCGCTGCGGCAAGGCTCGCTGGCGCTGGGGGCCAGTCAGGCGCAGACGCTCTGGCGCATCGTGCTGCCGATGGCGGTGCCCGCGATGCTGACCGGCATGATCCTGGCGATCGCCCGCGCCGCTGGCGAGACCGCGCCGCTGATGCTGGTGGGGGTGGTGAAGTCGGTGCCAGCGCTGCCGGTGGATGGTATCTTCCCCTACCTGCATCTGGACCGTAAATTTATGCACCTTGGCTTCCAGATCTATGACATGGCGCTGCAAAGCCCGAACGTGGAGGCGGCGCAGCCGCTGGTCTACGCCACCGCGCTGCTGCTGGTGCTGATTGTGGTGGGGCTGAATTTGGTGGCGATGGGGCTACGCCACTCACTGCGAGAGAAATTCCGCACGCTGGGCCTGTAG
- a CDS encoding glycoside hydrolase family 172 protein gives MPAERAGLLHTLSQIRDARSGRLSSWDQSGRNQDYWMIPAGETVRLADIHGSGCITHLWMTQFCRRVLGPGLIDPTAGQYVAPINEINNALGVSWEEHDAAYYRKVLLKIYWDNQTQPSVLVPLGDFFCVGHSIPASFNSLPFTVSVRPEENCRPGATAALNCYLPMPFNERAIIEVENQNDIPYGQYFHIDYERYPERHSADTAYFHAWWRRENPCRGWAPELQVNSPEVNIPNEDGAGNYMLLDIEGEGHYIGCNLSVRHRQNTWWGEGDDMIYIDDDPAWPPTLHGTGTEDYFNHAWGMQDACSPFNGTALHDSHVPGFQTSYRFHLADPIHFKRRIRVTMEHGHANHLSDDWASTVYWYQKLPSPPLTMQPVNERIPARPGEPFAPLVEPALTEAMRAQKQQAAARHADWLALRQREIDRKIAATREKSRANKAGDPAC, from the coding sequence ATGCCAGCGGAGCGCGCAGGTCTTTTACACACGCTAAGCCAAATCAGGGACGCCCGCAGCGGGCGGCTCTCCAGTTGGGATCAGAGTGGCCGGAATCAGGATTACTGGATGATCCCGGCCGGTGAAACGGTGCGGCTGGCCGACATCCACGGCAGCGGCTGCATCACGCATCTCTGGATGACGCAGTTTTGCCGCCGCGTGCTGGGGCCGGGGCTGATTGACCCGACCGCCGGCCAGTACGTCGCGCCCATCAACGAAATCAACAACGCGCTGGGCGTGAGTTGGGAGGAGCATGACGCGGCCTACTACCGCAAGGTGCTGCTGAAGATCTACTGGGACAACCAGACGCAGCCCTCGGTGCTGGTGCCGCTGGGCGACTTCTTCTGCGTCGGGCATAGCATCCCGGCCAGCTTCAACTCGCTGCCCTTCACCGTCTCGGTGCGGCCGGAGGAGAACTGCCGCCCCGGCGCGACGGCGGCGCTGAACTGCTACCTGCCGATGCCCTTCAATGAGCGCGCGATCATCGAAGTCGAGAACCAGAACGACATCCCCTACGGCCAATACTTCCACATCGACTATGAGCGCTACCCGGAGCGTCACTCCGCCGACACCGCCTACTTCCACGCGTGGTGGCGGCGCGAGAATCCCTGTCGCGGCTGGGCGCCGGAGTTGCAGGTCAACAGCCCGGAGGTGAACATCCCCAACGAGGATGGCGCTGGCAACTATATGCTGCTCGACATCGAAGGGGAGGGGCACTACATCGGCTGCAACCTGTCGGTGCGCCACCGCCAGAACACCTGGTGGGGCGAGGGCGATGACATGATCTACATCGATGATGACCCGGCCTGGCCGCCGACCCTGCACGGCACCGGCACCGAGGACTACTTCAACCACGCGTGGGGGATGCAGGATGCCTGCTCGCCCTTCAACGGCACCGCGCTGCATGACTCCCACGTCCCCGGCTTCCAGACCAGCTACCGCTTCCATCTGGCCGACCCGATCCACTTCAAGAGGCGCATCCGCGTCACCATGGAGCATGGCCACGCCAACCACCTGTCGGATGACTGGGCCTCTACCGTCTACTGGTACCAGAAACTGCCGTCGCCGCCGCTGACGATGCAGCCGGTCAACGAGCGCATCCCGGCGCGCCCCGGCGAGCCTTTTGCCCCGCTGGTGGAACCGGCGCTCACCGAGGCGATGCGCGCGCAGAAACAGCAGGCCGCGGCGCGGCACGCTGACTGGCTGGCACTCCGGCAGCGGGAGATTGACCGCAAGATCGCCGCCACCCGCGAGAAGTCACGCGCCAACAAGGCGGGCGACCCCGCCTGCTAA
- a CDS encoding MFS transporter yields MMTTRLSVLEKTAYGAGDMALTISIISASILIYAFLVQVVGLTPVDAGWILMIVRTIDAISDPLMGLLTSRVRSRLGRYRHWLIIGALPFGLSLWLLFTSFGETYAQKMAWSTGAYIFNSLAFTVLAIPYISLIGVITPDPQERLRANAFRFPMAKVATLIVSTLVPWWVTQGTDPHRSYALAFMVVGAVSVAIMLFCAFNVKERIVQEAAPPPLAQQIRGLRDNRQWQVISLAMVVLFVGFLVNGSVAIIYGSAFAGASDGVGIALFMSMGSVGGILGPLLSTWLTRRYCKVKVFRYSMYGSALVSVLAWALVGAGEFWGATLFYLLCSVVSQINTPILWSSITEASDYGRYQSGIDASGLAIGMISFCQKLGMGIAGPITGYLLAGIGYTAQGTPSAETVAGLAWIMLLVPALFYLLTGWVMRYYVINNDYYARMVAAGRLPEGSA; encoded by the coding sequence ATGATGACTACACGCTTGTCTGTTTTGGAAAAAACCGCCTACGGCGCCGGGGATATGGCGCTGACCATCTCGATCATCTCCGCGTCGATTTTGATCTACGCCTTTCTGGTTCAGGTGGTGGGTTTGACGCCGGTGGACGCTGGCTGGATATTGATGATTGTCCGCACCATCGATGCGATCTCCGATCCCTTGATGGGGCTGTTGACCAGCCGGGTGCGCAGCCGGCTGGGGCGCTACCGGCACTGGCTGATCATCGGCGCGCTGCCGTTCGGGCTGTCTCTGTGGCTGCTGTTTACCTCGTTTGGCGAGACCTACGCGCAGAAGATGGCGTGGTCTACCGGGGCCTACATCTTCAACAGCCTGGCGTTCACGGTGCTGGCGATCCCCTATATTTCGCTGATTGGCGTCATTACCCCCGACCCGCAGGAGCGGCTGCGTGCCAACGCCTTCCGCTTCCCGATGGCGAAGGTCGCCACCCTGATTGTCTCTACGCTGGTGCCGTGGTGGGTGACGCAGGGCACTGACCCGCACCGCAGCTACGCGCTCGCCTTTATGGTGGTGGGGGCGGTGAGCGTGGCGATCATGCTGTTCTGCGCCTTCAACGTGAAGGAGCGCATCGTGCAGGAGGCCGCGCCGCCGCCGCTGGCGCAGCAGATCCGTGGCCTGCGTGACAACCGCCAGTGGCAGGTGATCAGCCTGGCAATGGTGGTGCTGTTCGTCGGTTTTCTGGTCAATGGCAGCGTCGCCATCATCTACGGCAGCGCCTTCGCTGGCGCGAGCGATGGCGTGGGCATCGCGCTGTTCATGAGCATGGGATCGGTGGGCGGCATCCTTGGGCCGCTGCTCTCCACCTGGCTGACGCGCCGCTACTGCAAGGTGAAGGTGTTCCGCTACTCGATGTATGGCTCTGCGCTGGTGTCGGTGCTGGCGTGGGCGCTGGTGGGGGCAGGGGAGTTCTGGGGCGCGACGCTGTTCTATCTGCTCTGCTCGGTGGTATCGCAGATCAACACGCCGATCCTCTGGTCATCCATCACCGAGGCGTCGGACTATGGCCGCTACCAGAGCGGGATTGACGCCTCCGGGCTGGCGATTGGCATGATCTCCTTCTGCCAGAAGCTGGGGATGGGCATCGCAGGCCCCATCACCGGCTACCTGCTGGCTGGCATCGGCTACACGGCGCAGGGCACCCCCAGCGCCGAGACCGTCGCCGGGCTGGCCTGGATCATGCTGCTGGTGCCCGCGCTGTTCTACCTGCTGACCGGCTGGGTGATGCGCTACTACGTCATCAACAATGACTACTACGCGCGGATGGTCGCCGCTGGTCGACTGCCGGAGGGCAGCGCCTGA
- a CDS encoding LacI family DNA-binding transcriptional regulator, whose amino-acid sequence MAKTVEQIAQELKLSVTTVRLVLGGKAERYRISAKTQARIQEHVERYGYTLNHSARSLKLNKTDTLGLIVPNISNVFFATLAEKLELRCRRSGYQLVISCTYHDVDYENRLVKASIARNIDGLFVVPSTLENQQHHLRQMKKPLVLLDRDFGYSDNALVESDNAAGGLHLAQAMLTAHDAPLWFLAGDAALPSIADRITGYRQALAARALDAEWLLAGEENTPQGGHALMRQLIVQHGMPQAFIASSLPVLEGAISALREEAGGVPPAIHIGTFDEHPMLSFLANPVWSMQQDEDAWAEKAFGLMQRALAGSPARERVRVEMKPVIRRR is encoded by the coding sequence ATGGCGAAAACCGTGGAACAGATTGCGCAGGAGCTGAAACTCTCCGTCACCACCGTGCGGCTGGTGCTGGGGGGCAAGGCGGAGCGTTACCGCATCAGCGCGAAAACACAGGCGCGCATTCAGGAGCATGTGGAGCGCTACGGCTACACGCTCAACCACTCGGCGCGCAGCCTGAAGCTGAACAAAACCGACACGCTGGGGCTGATTGTGCCCAACATCTCCAACGTGTTTTTTGCCACGCTGGCGGAGAAGCTGGAGCTGCGCTGTCGCCGCTCCGGCTACCAGCTGGTGATCAGCTGCACCTACCATGATGTGGACTACGAGAACCGGCTGGTTAAGGCGTCGATTGCCCGTAACATCGATGGCCTGTTCGTGGTGCCCTCCACCCTTGAGAACCAACAGCACCACCTGCGGCAGATGAAAAAGCCGCTGGTGTTGCTGGATCGTGACTTTGGCTACAGCGACAACGCGCTGGTGGAGAGTGACAACGCCGCTGGCGGGCTGCATCTGGCGCAGGCGATGCTCACCGCCCACGACGCGCCGCTGTGGTTTTTGGCCGGTGACGCCGCGCTGCCCAGCATCGCTGACCGCATTACCGGCTACCGGCAGGCGCTGGCGGCGCGCGCCCTCGACGCGGAGTGGCTGCTGGCTGGCGAGGAGAACACGCCGCAGGGCGGCCATGCGCTGATGCGCCAGCTGATCGTCCAACACGGGATGCCACAGGCGTTTATCGCCTCGTCACTGCCGGTGCTGGAGGGAGCAATCAGCGCGCTGCGTGAGGAGGCGGGCGGGGTGCCGCCCGCCATCCATATCGGCACCTTTGACGAGCACCCGATGCTCAGTTTCCTCGCCAACCCCGTCTGGTCGATGCAGCAGGATGAGGATGCCTGGGCGGAGAAGGCGTTTGGATTGATGCAGCGCGCTCTGGCCGGTTCCCCGGCCAGAGAGAGGGTACGGGTGGAGATGAAGCCGGTTATCCGGCGGCGTTGA